A stretch of the Bacillus sp. B-jedd genome encodes the following:
- a CDS encoding D-alanyl-D-alanine carboxypeptidase family protein produces MKKLFHSLLWLLSLSLIMGTLPAKASPSLSVSGRAAILMEQKTGRVLFEKQAHTPMRIASITKIMTAILAIESGKMDKEVLVSDRAVRTEGSSIYLKPGEKIKLKDLVYGLMLRSGNDAAAAIAEFVGGSEEGFAFLMNQKAAEIGMLNTYFSNPHGLDNKENHYSTAYDMALLTRYAMGNEMYRKISGTKVHHSPNPEENWDREWRNKNRLLSMYPFSTGGKTGYTKRAKRTLVTTAKKGEMELIAVTLNAPDDWNDHILMFESGFASFNMGEILPKGKIESINSPYKNGELYIQNRVIYPLTAGEEGKVTIEYKLAEPSKGKFPGSKAKNGNLAGKAIIFLEGRAVRSVPVYFRPSKAPKNSYLNELKHFFTMAIGMRDNG; encoded by the coding sequence ATGAAAAAATTATTTCACTCCCTCCTTTGGCTGCTCAGTCTGTCCCTGATCATGGGCACACTCCCTGCCAAAGCATCTCCGTCCCTCTCCGTGAGTGGAAGGGCGGCTATATTAATGGAACAGAAGACGGGCCGTGTTTTGTTTGAAAAGCAGGCTCATACCCCAATGAGAATAGCGAGCATCACAAAAATTATGACAGCTATTCTCGCAATAGAATCGGGAAAAATGGATAAAGAGGTCCTTGTCAGCGATAGGGCCGTACGGACTGAAGGGTCATCCATTTATTTAAAGCCAGGTGAAAAAATAAAGCTGAAAGATCTTGTTTACGGACTGATGCTCCGGTCAGGAAATGACGCGGCAGCTGCGATTGCCGAGTTTGTAGGCGGAAGTGAAGAAGGCTTCGCCTTTTTAATGAATCAAAAAGCAGCCGAAATCGGCATGCTAAATACGTATTTTTCTAATCCACATGGACTTGATAATAAAGAAAACCATTATTCCACTGCATACGATATGGCGCTTCTGACCAGATATGCGATGGGGAATGAAATGTACCGGAAAATTTCCGGCACAAAAGTCCATCATTCCCCGAATCCGGAGGAAAACTGGGACAGGGAATGGAGAAACAAAAACAGGCTCCTATCAATGTACCCTTTTTCTACGGGCGGAAAGACAGGCTATACGAAACGGGCAAAGCGGACATTGGTGACGACCGCCAAAAAAGGGGAAATGGAACTAATCGCGGTTACGCTGAATGCGCCTGATGATTGGAATGATCATATCTTAATGTTCGAATCTGGCTTCGCCAGTTTTAATATGGGGGAAATACTGCCAAAAGGTAAGATCGAATCAATCAATAGTCCATATAAAAACGGAGAATTATATATTCAAAACAGGGTCATCTACCCGTTAACAGCTGGAGAAGAAGGGAAAGTCACCATCGAATATAAATTGGCCGAGCCAAGTAAAGGAAAATTTCCAGGCAGCAAGGCTAAAAACGGCAATCTGGCAGGAAAAGCCATCATCTTTTTGGAAGGACGGGCGGTAAGATCGGTCCCGGTTTATTTCAGGCCGTCAAAAGCCCCAAAAAACAGTTATCTAAACGAATTAAAACACTTTTTTACCATGGCGATCGGCATGAGAGACAATGGTTAA
- a CDS encoding spore maturation protein — MGVIADISLWFIPLIIAAILLVGTFNKVPTYESFVDGGKEGIKIAVSIIPFLVGMLVSVSIFRASGALDALTGWLRPWLAEAGLPPEILPLALIRPISGTAALGMTSDMIAVYGPDSFAGRLASILQGSTDTTFYVLTVYFGSVGIRKMSDALKVGLLADVLGIIVAIIAAIIIF, encoded by the coding sequence ATGGGGGTAATTGCTGACATTTCACTTTGGTTTATCCCTTTGATAATCGCAGCCATTTTGCTGGTCGGCACTTTTAATAAAGTCCCGACATACGAAAGCTTTGTTGATGGCGGCAAAGAGGGAATCAAGATAGCTGTTTCAATCATCCCATTTCTGGTGGGCATGCTTGTTTCTGTTTCAATCTTTCGGGCTTCCGGGGCATTGGATGCCCTTACCGGCTGGCTCAGGCCCTGGCTCGCTGAAGCGGGGCTTCCTCCGGAAATTCTCCCGCTTGCCTTGATTCGGCCGATTTCCGGTACAGCCGCGCTCGGAATGACGAGCGATATGATTGCTGTATATGGCCCGGATTCTTTTGCAGGAAGACTCGCATCCATTTTGCAGGGAAGCACCGACACAACATTTTACGTCCTTACCGTCTATTTCGGATCCGTTGGCATCCGAAAAATGAGTGATGCCCTTAAAGTAGGCCTTTTGGCTGATGTGCTAGGAATAATCGTCGCCATCATTGCAGCCATCATAATATTTTAA
- the resB gene encoding cytochrome c biogenesis protein ResB codes for MKDVKCECGHVNPHGTVLCEACGKALDETAASEKLHDMRYEGSSRRSQTYNKTVIDKIWNFFSSVKVGIWLIVITLVASAIGTILPQEMYIPPVASAGEYYEEQYGWFGKLYYVLGFHNLYSSWWYLILIAMIGISLVICSLDRVIPLYRALKAQRVVRNDGFLKKQRVFGITEGADQTEVIDEVKKKLVAKKYHVREEQGNLLAEKGRFSRWGPYVNHIGLIIFLIGGMLRFVPGMYIDKVLWVREGETKEIPGTDRQYYLENKQFILELYDKDKDEEVFRQALEKAGNVAKNYQSNVVLYKKSADSLPGEKPKLERIKDFKIKVNEPLKFEGFALYQVDFKLDELSSMSFALTDKQTGESFGDLKVNLYEPEKEYNLGDGYKVQILGYFPDFEFGENGEPVTKSRIPNNPAFVFKMTTPDKPEGEVSFAAIRQTIEPEGKNKYKMEFKAAETRNVSALTVRKDRTLWLIGLGGLIFMIGVIQGAYWNHRRIWVQARNGDVWVAAHTNKNWHGLKREINHIFENTRISPPEDQLQDEKTEGEADLGRTQQ; via the coding sequence ATGAAGGATGTAAAATGTGAGTGCGGGCATGTAAATCCACATGGAACAGTTCTTTGTGAAGCTTGCGGCAAGGCTCTTGACGAAACAGCGGCTTCGGAAAAGCTTCATGATATGCGCTATGAAGGCAGTTCACGGCGCTCGCAGACATACAACAAAACAGTCATCGATAAAATATGGAACTTCTTTTCATCAGTAAAAGTCGGGATTTGGCTGATTGTCATCACGCTAGTTGCTTCGGCAATCGGGACGATTTTGCCGCAGGAAATGTACATACCTCCTGTCGCTTCGGCGGGGGAATATTATGAGGAACAATACGGATGGTTTGGCAAGCTCTATTATGTGCTTGGCTTCCATAATTTGTACAGCTCCTGGTGGTATTTGATCCTCATTGCTATGATAGGAATTTCTCTCGTAATCTGCAGTCTTGACCGGGTCATTCCATTATACAGGGCACTAAAGGCCCAACGAGTGGTCAGAAATGACGGTTTCCTAAAGAAACAACGGGTTTTCGGGATTACCGAAGGAGCCGATCAGACAGAAGTGATTGATGAAGTAAAGAAGAAACTTGTTGCAAAAAAATATCACGTCCGCGAAGAACAGGGGAACCTACTTGCCGAAAAGGGGAGGTTTTCCAGATGGGGTCCGTATGTGAACCATATCGGATTAATCATCTTTTTAATAGGCGGCATGCTCCGCTTTGTCCCGGGGATGTATATTGACAAGGTCTTATGGGTCCGGGAAGGGGAAACAAAGGAAATACCAGGGACAGACAGACAATATTATCTCGAGAACAAGCAGTTTATCCTGGAGTTATATGACAAAGACAAAGACGAGGAAGTCTTCCGTCAAGCCCTTGAAAAGGCAGGAAATGTAGCGAAAAACTACCAGTCGAATGTCGTTTTGTATAAAAAGTCAGCTGATTCGCTTCCTGGTGAAAAACCGAAACTCGAAAGAATAAAAGATTTTAAGATTAAAGTAAATGAACCATTAAAGTTTGAGGGATTCGCCTTATACCAGGTTGATTTCAAGCTTGATGAACTGAGCAGCATGTCATTTGCCCTGACAGATAAACAAACCGGGGAGTCATTTGGGGATTTAAAGGTGAATTTATATGAGCCTGAAAAAGAATACAATCTAGGAGACGGCTACAAAGTCCAGATACTAGGGTATTTCCCGGATTTTGAATTCGGTGAAAATGGCGAACCTGTGACGAAATCGAGAATTCCGAATAACCCCGCTTTTGTCTTTAAAATGACCACTCCGGACAAACCGGAGGGTGAGGTAAGCTTTGCCGCCATCCGGCAAACAATCGAACCTGAAGGGAAAAATAAGTACAAAATGGAGTTTAAGGCAGCAGAGACAAGGAATGTCTCCGCTTTGACGGTCAGAAAGGACAGAACGCTTTGGCTAATTGGGCTTGGCGGTCTCATTTTCATGATTGGCGTCATCCAGGGAGCCTATTGGAATCATCGAAGGATCTGGGTGCAGGCAAGAAATGGCGACGTTTGGGTTGCTGCGCACACAAACAAAAATTGGCATGGCCTAAAACGGGAAATAAACCATATTTTTGAGAATACGAGAATTTCACCTCCTGAGGACCAGCTTCAGGACGAAAAAACGGAAGGAGAGGCAGACCTTGGCAGAACTCAGCAGTAA
- the resA gene encoding thiol-disulfide oxidoreductase ResA, which yields MKKRRLAIRTVILLLLAAAVGYTLYASLTKEERSRAGTGELAPDFVLTDLEGNEHKLSDYRGQGVFLNFWGTWCKPCEKEMPYINNQYKQFKDRGVQVLAVNISESNVAVQTFSDRYGLSFPIVLDKDSQVMNAYGVGNLPATFLVDKEGRIVRYHTGQLTEQAVKAFMESIEP from the coding sequence ATGAAGAAAAGGCGGTTGGCAATTAGGACTGTCATATTATTGCTTCTGGCTGCGGCTGTCGGCTATACGCTGTATGCTAGTTTGACGAAGGAAGAGCGCTCGAGGGCAGGAACCGGTGAACTGGCGCCTGATTTTGTGCTGACGGATTTAGAAGGAAATGAGCATAAGCTTTCCGATTACAGGGGACAAGGGGTCTTTCTTAACTTCTGGGGAACATGGTGCAAACCGTGTGAAAAGGAGATGCCCTATATCAATAACCAGTACAAGCAATTCAAAGACAGGGGCGTCCAGGTTTTGGCTGTGAATATCAGCGAATCCAATGTCGCTGTCCAGACTTTTTCAGACAGGTATGGACTTAGTTTTCCGATTGTCCTGGACAAGGACAGCCAGGTGATGAACGCTTATGGAGTGGGGAATCTGCCGGCGACATTCCTTGTGGACAAGGAAGGAAGGATAGTCAGGTATCATACAGGCCAGTTGACGGAACAGGCTGTGAAAGCGTTTATGGAAAGTATAGAACCTTAA
- a CDS encoding nucleoside recognition domain-containing protein codes for MVNYIWVSLTVIGIVFAMFNGTMHEVNQAIFQGAKDAVTLCIGLISVLVFWLGMMKIAEEAGMLKFLAKLFKPLVKPLFPEVPENHPAMGYILSNMIANMFGLGNAATPLGLKAMEQLQLLNKQKDLASRSMVTFLAINTASVTILPTTVIAIRMNYNSSSPAEIVVPTLIVTILSAIGAVIIDRYFYWRRSRKG; via the coding sequence ATGGTTAATTATATTTGGGTTTCCCTGACGGTCATTGGAATTGTGTTCGCCATGTTTAATGGAACGATGCACGAGGTGAACCAGGCGATTTTCCAAGGCGCGAAGGATGCCGTGACATTATGCATCGGCCTCATCAGTGTGCTTGTTTTCTGGCTGGGCATGATGAAGATTGCGGAAGAAGCGGGGATGCTGAAATTTTTGGCCAAGCTTTTCAAACCATTGGTCAAACCGCTATTCCCGGAGGTTCCCGAGAATCATCCCGCGATGGGCTATATTCTTTCAAATATGATTGCCAACATGTTTGGCCTAGGTAATGCCGCCACCCCGCTCGGGTTAAAAGCAATGGAACAATTGCAACTCCTGAATAAACAGAAAGACCTAGCCAGCCGCTCTATGGTAACCTTCCTTGCCATCAATACTGCAAGTGTCACCATTTTGCCGACAACCGTCATTGCCATCCGGATGAACTATAACTCCTCGTCCCCTGCCGAAATCGTTGTTCCGACTCTCATTGTCACCATTCTGTCTGCCATTGGAGCTGTTATAATAGATCGATATTTTTATTGGCGGAGAAGCCGCAAAGGATGA
- a CDS encoding pseudouridine synthase: MERLQKVIAQAGIASRRKAEDLIKEGKVKVNGKVVTELGTKVSSNDRVEVNEIQIEREEPVYLLFYKPRGVISTVKDEKGRKAVTDFFPDIKERIFPVGRLDYDTSGLLLLTNDGDFANLLMHPRSEIEKIYVAKTEGIPVRENLRKLERGIKLDDGKTAPAKVKLLSSDSKKKTAIIEISIHEGRNRQVRRMFEAIGHPVSKLKRERYGFLTLGNLRAGEMRELTPHEVKQLRALALRSDGKKS, translated from the coding sequence ATGGAAAGACTGCAAAAGGTAATCGCCCAAGCCGGCATCGCTTCAAGACGGAAAGCGGAAGACCTGATTAAAGAAGGCAAAGTGAAAGTGAACGGCAAGGTTGTGACGGAACTTGGGACTAAAGTCTCATCCAATGACAGGGTAGAGGTAAATGAAATTCAAATAGAGAGGGAAGAGCCTGTTTACCTGCTTTTTTATAAGCCCCGCGGAGTCATCTCAACAGTCAAAGATGAAAAAGGCAGGAAGGCAGTAACTGATTTCTTTCCTGATATTAAAGAAAGGATCTTTCCTGTTGGGAGGCTTGACTACGATACGTCAGGGCTTCTCCTGCTGACTAACGATGGCGATTTCGCGAATTTACTGATGCATCCGCGAAGCGAAATTGAAAAAATTTATGTCGCGAAAACGGAAGGCATTCCGGTACGTGAAAATTTAAGGAAGCTTGAACGCGGGATTAAACTTGACGATGGAAAGACGGCACCTGCAAAAGTAAAGCTGCTTTCCAGCGACAGTAAAAAGAAAACAGCCATCATTGAAATATCGATACATGAAGGAAGGAACCGACAAGTAAGGAGAATGTTTGAGGCCATTGGGCACCCGGTCAGCAAATTGAAGCGTGAGCGCTACGGATTCCTGACACTAGGGAACTTAAGAGCAGGCGAAATGCGTGAACTGACTCCACATGAAGTAAAGCAGCTTAGGGCATTGGCCTTACGGTCGGATGGGAAAAAGTCATAA